One Aegilops tauschii subsp. strangulata cultivar AL8/78 chromosome 2, Aet v6.0, whole genome shotgun sequence genomic window, ttctaaagtaattgttcacaccgatcatgctgctattaaatatcttgtGGAAAAGAAAGAtcctaaacctagactcattaggtgggttcttttgctacaagaatttgatttgcatattattgatagaaagggagctgagaatcccgtagctgataatttatctcgaatggaaaatgttcttgatgacccactacctattgatgatagttttcctgatgaacaattagctgttataaatgcttctcgtaatactccttggtatgcagaCGATGCTAagtacattgttgctaaatacataccacctagtttcacataccaacaaaagaaaaagttcttctttgatttaagacattacttttgggatgacacACATGGAACATATAAACAACGCTAGCCTACCCGGCCATATAGAGCACTTGCGATCGCTAAGCCAGCCGGATCGTTCGATTGTTTTACTATTCCTCCACTTTTACTGCTAGCAGTTTCTTACCCGTCCGATCTTTTAATCCATGTGTCACGTTTGTACATGCTAAAGAAGCGGATGACAGGTGGGCCGCGCTATGTGTGGGCCTAATGGAATGAGGTGGGGTTTGCTGTTCGATTCGGTGCAGCAGATTGATTTACTGGCAGGTGAAAACCTAACGCACGCACGCGACCTCCTCCCTTCTCTTCCCAGCTCCTCGACCTCCCTCCCAGCCGCCGACtactcctcctcttcctcctcctcccctttcTTTCACGTGACTCCACCATCGATCCCCACGCTAGCCCTTCGATGGATCTGGGGTTGGGGCGCTCAAGGATGGAGGTGCTCATGGTGGAGGGAGCGAAGGACGGCCCGCAGGCGAGCTCGAGATGGAGGCGGCCCCGTGGGAGAGGCAGTGAGTCCGGAAGCAAGGGCACGGAGGTCAACAACGAGTGCTCGGGAGAGGAGAGGAAGGCGGCACTCCAGGCAGTGGTGTTGGGCAGAGAAAGATGCTGGCGGCGGAAGGAGCAGCTCGTCTCTTCCCCTCGTCTCACCTCATGGATGAAGGCGCCGGTTCCAGGAGCTCCATGATTGGAAAACGTCTTCCTTCAGAATTTTGCCAAGGTGCTCCTCTCTCTTTGCTTCTTCTCTCTTCTCTGTACTTTGTTTGGGCAGTATTTGCCATGTCCCCTGTCATGTTTTATGATGTGTTCATGAGCTAATTTGTTCTTATGGTGGTTCCATCTTTATTTCTATCTCACATGATTTTGCTGCAACGAATTTGTTAATGAAATTCTGCTTAAGAGCTTTGACCTGGCCAGTGATCTTGTCTCACATTACAGTTTTGGAATTTGTCAACGAAAGTCTTCTCCGTTTCGGGGAGGAGATCGAACACACTTGTTCTATTGATCTGGAGGGTACATATACAAAGGGAACAGAGGGCGTCTGGGCCATGATGGTGATCGTGGGCAGCCATGTTTGAGAGGTGGAGGGACGTGTGTGTGCATAGGGGAAAACTGCACACACGTACACTGTACTGGCCTACTCAGCAGACTACATACAATACTCACACACACGTATACATGTAGGTTATCACACCCCGCAGTCATGACGTCGCGCGGAGCGACGCAGAGACTGGAACGGAAGTCATGGAAGACGTCGGCCAGCAATCAGGTAAACCTTTTGTTTGGACTATTTGTCAATAGAATATTTGAAGCACTTGACTAGACGTTGTATACCAAGTAGTTCATCAATTGTCTTGCTGGCCTGCAGTGTTCGCCATCATGTAATTTTAGAACAAAATTCAGAGAAAACTTACTGCATGTTATGCGTGAGCCATTGAGGAGTTCTGATAGTATGTACATTCTAATGTTTTTGGTACGGAATATTGATTTTACTAAGTCTTCGTCTGTTAATTTTTGCAAATTTCAGCATGAATACGCATTCATACTCATTGTTGTCTACACATATATTCATGTTCCTACATGTGCAGTATGCAATCATGTTCTTTTCTTGCGATGCTTTTGACCTGTTAATCTTTCATTTGAAAGATAATCACCAAGCGAAATTAATTGAGACTATTATCAAAAATCCTCATTTTGGAGAAGGGTTAAGCAATTGGTCCGGACAAGATGTAATATCCGCAGGCATGAGTTAACTGCATATTGGAATGTAAATCCCATAAATGGCAGCTACTTTGCGTCAACAACTAGATAGGTTCACAGTTGGAGTAGCATACATTTTAGTGATTTTATTTCAGGCTGCAACTGAGCCAACTTCCCAGTGAATACTACTCTTGCTTTGACAGCTCACTGATTTTATTAGGAAACCGTATCTGTTAATATTTTCTTGTCAAATTCACAACTGCTTATAATAATCAAACTATATAGTGATGTTGAGAGATTAACCACGGCAAATGAGCCAACTTCCCAATGAGTAGGCCTTCATAGGATCCTTCAGTAGTTGGCTTAATCACTGGGTGCATAGGTGATTACCTTATGTGTGGTTTCTTTATGAAAATAAATTATTTGTTAATCACCACGGGTTATTGGGTATCTGAGTCTACAATTGGATGCAATAGTAGAGAGGTTTCCGTTTGCATAATAAAGCAAGTTCATATACTTTGTTGCCACTGCGAGCATAGAAAAGTAGTTTATGCTGTATTGCTGGGATGAATCTGTCTTGTACGTCGTTTTGGTCTTATATAGTCACTGTCGAGATATTCGTGGTGCTTGATTCTTCCTatgtatttcttttctttttcacgATTTCATATGTATCTATTGTATAATCTGAACCTAATTGACATGTGCACTGATGAAGCACATGGGGTGTAGATGAGGATGAAATGAGCTAGGAGGAATATTGCTGGTGAAAAAAGGCCTCCCAGGCGGTCCTCACGAAAATTTACTCCGTCATCCGATTTGGTTAAACAATCCTATATTGACCCCTAGCTGCCTCAACTGGTGGATTCCACTAGCTTCCCAATGACCAATAATAATCAGTCTCACTATATTAAGAGTTTAAGACACATGCATCACTGTTAGACATCCCAACTGAAACCACATGTAGATAAGTCAGCTTAATTACTCTACTACTTTCCAGATGGCATCAGTTAAACAAGAGGAGGCAAACACAACCAGTGATATCAGCGGTAGCCAAATTACCCATGGTAATGCTCAAAAACATACTTATGATGACTATTTTGACTTAGGTTTCAAATCATAGACATTATTTCTACTTACCATGATCTTAATTATTCATCACAGACGAACTGTGTCGGAAGCACAACAAGCCATTCGAGTATATTCATTGCCCACACGAAGCAAGCTCAACCCGAAAGTTCAAAGGCAAGAAAATCCATCTAAAGCCTGGAAAGTACATTCTCTGTGGTAAGAGCTACATTACTCTTGTCATTCCAACAACTCTCACAACAACTGCTACATGGTATAACTTTGTATAATTTAACATAGGTGAGCCTGGCATCGACCACTTAGATGAGTTTAGTCGCCACATTGTGTGGGGCAACACAGTTAAGCTCTACAATCATAATGTTCTTAGACTGTGAAAGATCATCCACAACATCACCACGCCTGATCGCTACTATGTGTGCCACATGACAGAAACATCTGCAACAGATAGCAAAAGAATGGTAATCCTTTGCAATTGCTATGTTCTGTTTCATACAGTGACATGGTATAAAATGATATACTAACTAACCTTTACTGTTATTTTCAGTACTTTACGGTTCCCTTTTCTATGGGTTCCTTTTTCTATGGGTTCCCTTTTCCCACACATGGATGGTGATCAGGGTGAACTGCCAAGCACTATTGGAGATGGAACTATTGCTGTCACATCCCGCTTTATCAAGGGTGTTGACAAAAGGGCCACCATCACTAGAGGCTGGAGCGACTTCTTCCATCGGGCACACATGAACAAAGGGCAAGCATATGCTTTTGCCTTCAAATGCACTTCCAAGGGACTGCGCCTGATCGTATACTCAATATAAGCAAGTTGCAAGAGCCCCTTGTTATATTACTTAGCATTAGTATAGATGCCTACCAAGACTTCTATGTTTATCATCCTTTTGGATCTTATGTAATCACCTAAGACAATCATGTGTGTTTAACTATCGGTTATTTGTTGCTTAGACTGTTGTGTGGTATGCTTTTCAAACAACCATGATGAAAGAAATATATGCTTTTGCCTTGAAGTGCACGTTCAAAGGCCTCTGCATGATTATCTATCCAATCTAAGCAGATCACAAGAGTCCTTTGCTACATGACTTAGTATTATTTTGGATCTTATGtaaaacatgtatcatcatcaaTCCGTACTTATTTTCAtatgttttattttgtgtttacATATTTTAATGCACACTCATTCAATACCTGGCTTGCATTTGGCCTTTGCGCCATCGACGCAACGGGTCATCTtgtctttataaagaaggagtagatggtattattaggaCCTTGTtgacctgagcatgaataggaacaagTCCTACGGAAGTGTCATTCCGAGGCATACAGAGGACACCATGTTGGAGACAGAATCACacataaggtattacaatctggtttctactggcctactctcttcaaggatgcacgtaagtttgtcctttcttgtgatgaatgtcaaaaaattggtaatattagcacacgtcaggaaatgcctatgaattattcacttgttattaaaccatttgatgtttggggatttgattatatgggaccttttccttcctctaatgggtatacacatattctagttgttgttgattacgttactaagtgggtagaatctattccaactagtagtgatgatcataacacatctattaaaatgcttaaagaagttattttcccgagatttggagtccctagatatttaatgactcatggcggttcacattttattcatggtgcattCCGTAAACTCCTTGCCAAATATGATggcaaccatagaattgcatcaccatatcatcctcagtcgagtggtcaagttgaattgagcaatagagaaataaagttgattttgcaaaagaccgTTAATATACCTAGAAAGAATTGGTATAAGAAACTGGATGATGCTTTGTGGGCATACATAACttcttataaaaatcctatgggtatgtccccTTATAAAATGGTATATgggaaagcatgtcacttacctcttgagttagaacataaagcttattgggaaATTAAAGAACTAAATAATGATTTCAAACTTGCGAGTGGAAAGAGGTTATTTAATATTGGTTCTCTAGATGAATGGAGGACACAAGCTTAtaaaaatgccaagttgtttaaagaaaaagttaaaagatggcatgataaaagaatcaaGAAATGGGAATTCAAGGTAGGTGATCAAGTTTTATTATACAACTGTCGTTtaagattctttgcaggaaagcttctctccaaatgggaaggaccatatatcGTTGAAGTAGTTTATCGCTCCAGAGCTATCAAGATAAACAATGCCGAAGGCACTAATCCGAGGGTGGTTAATGGGCAAAGAATTAAACAGTATATCTCAGGTGCAGCCGttaatgttgaaaccaatattattcAAACTATGACACCAGAAGATCACATAAGGGAAACCTTCTCGAACGCTCTACAACCCTAAAAAGGggtaggtatgtggtacggtaagtcaACCGACCCCAAAAGTTCCATAAAAGTACTTCCtgtccgttttggaatatttaaaaaattaggaaaataataaAACAGCCCAAAAAGTGCACGAGGGAGCGACAAGCCCGACggacgcgccctaccccctgggcgcgcctcccaggCTTGTGGCCCCCTCGTGGACTTTCTCGACTCCGCTTTTCTTCCATATTACTTGTCTTGAACAaaaaaaattcattatatatacTTCCTGATGTTTTGACCACCACACCGCAAGATTCTCCTATATTCTTGTTTCGTGCTATTTTTcggacagatctagatcaccatggcGCCTCTAAGCTcgtccaaggacaagttctttgagaaggtcatcaacccttatCTTCCAGAGGTGATGAAACACCCTCAGGAGATCGAGATGCATGAGGGAGTACTTCACATCCGGGATGTTCAATGGCCTAAGAAGACCGGAAGCGAGAAGGCCAGGCTGGTAGCGGTGGAGCAGGAGATGTtaaagtgccaggggatggtggagcgtggactcatCGCTAGCCACTCCATGATCACGAAATTCAACCGTGAGCACAAGTTGGCCAGGCAGGAGGAGATCGGAGACACCATCTTCAAGCTCAATGACAGGATCGCTTTCCTTCTGGCCCAAATCTATGATTTCCAAAATTAGAACTTTGAGTGTGAAGccaggtttaaaggtatgagtttagTTGCAAATTTCAGGACCCCGAAGACACGTTCATCTTTTTATGATTgggagcctatgccttggaagtcGGAGGACAAGCCTACAccttcatcatcaccaccatcaccaaAGAAGGAGACTTGAGTACACAGGTATGGgtactccccttggcttgtgccaagcttgcgGGAGGttccccggtatcgtatcaccaccactcTTATCATCATTCCctatcttagtttgatccttaGTTATTTCGTGATTTAGAAGAATGAAGTTTTAGTTTGATCTCTTTTCGAGTGCTTGATtagtgatctatctatctatgtaatcgtgcgcgagatatataataaagagtagtttgagttttgctttgcTTTTTGTTTAGATCTTAGCAATTAAAAATAataaaagatcatatgctaatcctgtggggagtaatgacttcacataaaaGAATTATAGTTGATAAAATTTGTTGGAAGTTGACAAGCATAACATTGGTCATTGGTGCAGTCCATGAAAAAACTAACGAAGGAAGAgaggtctcacatataaatatactatatgGATATCTTTTAAGATTGTGAGCCCCCATAAAATATTCTATATCAATTAGTTGATGTttgacaaggaagacaacataattaGTTATGGTTGTTTAGATTCACAAAGAAGTTATATGGTTATGGATcttctaacatgtggtgcttgtctaggatcttttgctagccaaaattcgcactaagtagagatactacttgtgcatacacaacccttaaacccagttttatgtcatgagagtccaccatatctatctatggattgaataagatccttcaagtaggTTGTCCTCAGTGCACAAACCAataaaattgctcctaaatatgtttgatcttttattgtaagggaaaataagctttGTACGATCTTGGGATGGTGAAGAAATAAAAGCAACAGACCGCATAATAAAGGTTCCTATCACAatgggcaatataaagtgacgttccttTGCATGAGTTCCATgttgtgggtacagtgtgctaacctatGCAGGGTCTACAaactatcgatagccgcgtcctcgatTATGGACACAGTTTGTTGTAGGTCACAACGTTCGATCAACACACACgatgacggaatgacttatatttatatgtgagcaAGTAACAGTTTGGCAGGATGCCGTTGATGATATTGGGATGATCTGTAGGATGATCATCAGATTGTGATGTGATCACGCAGTGATCACGAGGATATATTGATCACGAGGTTATCGAGAGGATATGTTGCCTGGCCGTATAGCCAAGAGTGAGATGATCCATGTGACCCAAGAAGATGGTTCATCTGTAATTCTAGCATTACCATATCATCATTAATAGTACTTCCACATCATAGTAGTTGTTCATAACTTAACCTATTAATGCTATGttgttgtcttgccttgatgcttttggttgttgtgagcttgtgAGTACATTCCAAGTAATCACCTGGCATGTCATGCTTGATTGCAGGTGATGTCGTGATTGATTGTTTGTCAAGGATCTCGAGTCTACAAGCTAGGTcatgtcccagccagagtccctgcggagtggagtccATCACCCTCGTCGTTGTTCCTCTGCTATAAGATGTTCCGCTACTAGCATAGAGCTACCTTAGCAGGCGTAGTTTCACCGAGCCGATGTAATCCTTTGTAATATCCGAACCCTTATACTCATATTATTTTTAATAAAGAGTTGATTTGTTCTATGCCAAGCGGTGTtgtattccagaagacttgatctctgggctggaatacggggtgttccggttcctctgagccggggtgccacaagcTGTGGTATCAGAGAGGGTCTGCTGTTGGACGCCCTAGTCAGCACGAGCATTAGGAACCGGTAGTATAGAGTCTAGCCAGTTTGCTGCATTTGGTTggtgcatttgtttgttgcataacATGCATATAGATTTATTATCTTATCGCTAACGGTTGatcttgtgagtgtagatggcattGGTTTCGATCCACTACAACCCGCCCCTGCATTCCCCCTAGTTTTGCATACCTGTTCTTCGGGGTTTGGCGTCATCTCTGTCCTAGCGGAGTGACGCCGAGTGTTTGTGGGATCAGTGCTCAGGTGTCATGCCATTATATCTTTTATCCAGCCACACCTATCATTTCAGTGGTAGACACGCTTCTATCCCAGATCATGCCTTTTGTCTTGTCGTTTTGGCAACCCTTACTGATCTTCGTTATGAGAAAAGGGCAATACCGGTAGACCTAGCTTTCCACCACTATCCTTGTCGGGACACCGAtcccaagtcacaccgatctagcatgtagcacatcatatcactttgcggcctcacgcactgTAACCCACAGCTGTCGCCTTTACCAtggccgggaccgtttgcgtgttttggctcacatatatgattatgtcgctagcatccatatgacagagaacccgggtcAACATGACTAGTCATAAACCAAGGTGGCACAAACAACAGGGACAAGCATACGTAACCAAGTATCGGTGTATAAAACATGGGTGTTTTACACCGTGACTTATGCACAGACAAGTAGTAGTTCCCTAGCCGGCCGAAGAGCTTTTACCAATGGTTGACAAGACCAAGGTCGACTAGCTTAGAAGAATACTTTCAAGCCAAAGGATGCTGCTCTTTGAGGAACAAGGAGCGCATCAAGAAGACCTAGACTCAAGGCTAAGATGGCCTACTTagctgaggagaagaacaagaCAAGATGCTAGAAGCaacccttgccggcaaggcgatGGCCCGGCAAGGTCCGTGGTCGGCAAGCTCTTGCCAGCTACCAGCACTCCACCTCATCGATTAGTTAGTCACTAATCGGTGAGGTGTTGAGCCTGCAGGTGGTTTGGTGGGATCTGTCGGGCACGTGGCAGCTCGCTGGAAGCGAAATTCTTTTGATGACACCCGTCCCATAGGCGTGTCAAGATAATAGGAGGCTGCTAGGCAAGTGGTGCACCAACCTTGCCAGGGCTCCTCCTCCTCATGACACATAACAGAGCATTAAATGCTTTTGTCCTAGCCtgacagagttaggtatgatagcactgtttacAGTCTAATCAACATGTAATTACCTTTTTTCCACAATAGTGACCCCTTGAGCAATAAAAGGAGGGCCATGGAAACCTTTACGAGGGTTGGAACCCATTCCAACTCCACGCTTGGGGGAAAGCGCTCCTTGTACTTGTGCACCCACATTCTCAATACACCAAGGCAGGAGTAGGGTGTTACACCTCAAAGATGGCCCAAACCTG contains:
- the LOC109738937 gene encoding uncharacterized protein produces the protein MAPLSSSKDKFFEKVINPYLPEVMKHPQEIEMHEGVLHIRDVQWPKKTGSEKARLVAVEQEMLKCQGMVERGLIASHSMITKFNREHKLARQEEIGDTIFKLNDRIAFLLAQIYDFQN
- the LOC109738973 gene encoding uncharacterized protein isoform X1 produces the protein MFERLSHPAVMTSRGATQRLERKSWKTSASNQMASVKQEEANTTSDISGSQITHDELCRKHNKPFEYIHCPHEASSTRKFKGKKIHLKPGKYILCGEPGIDHLDEFSRHIVWGNTVKLYNHNVLRL
- the LOC109738973 gene encoding uncharacterized protein isoform X2 gives rise to the protein MTSRGATQRLERKSWKTSASNQMASVKQEEANTTSDISGSQITHDELCRKHNKPFEYIHCPHEASSTRKFKGKKIHLKPGKYILCGEPGIDHLDEFSRHIVWGNTVKLYNHNVLRL